The genomic stretch GTTTTTTTTAAACTTTATTTTAACATATAGGTAAAGCAATGCCAAGTTTTAAAATTATCAATAACCCAAGTGAAATTAAACTTAATAATAAATGGGTTTCTGTAACAAAATTTAAAAGTAGAGACAGACTTGTTGATGAAAAAGGAAATAAAGCAAGTTCTGACTATAAGGGGCGTCAATACCAGCTCATTGAAAAGAGAGAGCGCATTTTCTCTGATTTAGAACGCTTTGGAAGAGGCTTCTTAGGCACTTTAGTGACTGTTTGTACCTTGGGTCTTGTTCTATTTTCAAAATCGGCAAGAAACTTATTTACAAAGTCTAAAGCAAATATTCGCTTTGCTGTTCTTGAAGAGCAAACTCGGTTTAAAGTTGAAAATGGCAAAGTTGTTTATCTAGAACCCAAACTTCTCTTTGAGGGAACGAAAATTACAGAGGATCAAGAATTAAATTTTGCTTTGATTAGAATCCATGGACAAGACACGCTGGTTCCTGTTGTAGGTGCCCAATTTGACAAAGAATGTACAGCATATGAAGGATCAGCTCTTGAAGCGCTTTTAAAGTTAGCCCAAGACAAAGAACGCCTACATTGCTTGCTTCCAGGTCGCTATTATGGCTCGCCTATCGGTCATTTCTTAAAACACCCTAATAATTCGCTTATTACTGAAAAAGAATTATTTAAATTTATTTTAGAAAAAGATGAAGCTGGAATGCCGAGAATTTGCACGTTAAATTCTGCTAGCACTTTAGAAGTTTTAAGCATCATTAAAGAGAAAAACATCCCTGTAGATTTAAGTGAAAAAACACCAACCGGAGAAACTCTCTTTACTTTGTGGGCTGGGAAAGGCAATGCAGACATTACAAAAATAATGCTTGAATTAGAACCTTCTGCAATTGAACAAACTCAAGGACAAATAAAGTCTCCCTTCGTAGAAGCCGTTTTATATGGATCTAAAAAAGAAGCTGAACTTCTAATAGATACTATGGCAAAGAAAGGTATAGTCTTATCCCAAGAAGAATCATGGCTCCTAAGAGCTTTTAGAAATGACTGTGCATTTTCTGAAGAAGAATTTACGGGCCTAGATCAAGCATTAAAAATAAAAATTTTCTTTACTGCAAACGCATTTGGTAATGAAGATATTGTAAACAAATTAAAGCCTCTTGGAATGGATACGGTACCATTATTTGGGCCAGGACCTAGCATTCTAGCTAAAAATATGGATATTGTTGCAGCAAGAAATGCAATAGAAGCTTTTCTCAAAAGCTTAAAAAAAGATGGTTTATTGCTAGCAGCGGACGAATTTAGTAAGTTAGATAAAAATAATTATATTAGCAAAATGGATCAGATAGGCCGTATTCAAGGAAAAAATTTTATAGAAAAGGTTGTTAAGGAAAATGGTTTACAGCATATCAAGGTTCCGAAAAAAATTGCCGTTATTAATAGAGGTCTTGAAAGTATTTCATTCCGAGTAGCTAGTAGCTTAGAACTTATACCAAAAGAAGATCAATTGACGATATATGCTGAACGTGTTAAGCCTGTCAATCGAAAACTCTCCTTAGAAGAAGCCGTTGAGTTTATGATCCTTTTAGAAAAAACAGGCTATGATGATTTTTTCGGAAATAATTTCTTTCTCGCTGAAGATGGTATTTATTTTATTGATACTGAATACAAAGACTTTTTTCCAACAAGACCTCAATTTGGAGCCATTAAAACCCTAAAAGACTGTGTTGATCCTAAGGATGCAGAGAAATTTTTATCAGAATATGAGAAGCGCAAAAAAGCTTATGATAAGGAAAAAGAATTGCGTGAAACTCAAGAAAATGAATATCGCGCAGCTTTTGAAAACCCTTATACAATGTTGACTACAGGGTATGCAAGATATGAGTTTGTTTTCCCCCTACCTTCTTTGGCCTAGGTGAATGCAAGGCTAGTCTAGTTTCCGAGGCTAGCTTTGCTCTTAACTCGCCCCTCACAGTGCGATATTGCAGTGCATAAGCTGTGCAGCAATTTGCCTATTGCGCCGTCAAAAACCATCACACCCCAGTAGCAATTTCCTCGAAAATCCCTCATCATCTCGCGCATAGCGTTTGGATAGTATCGATGAGTAAGGAGGCCCTCAATCCTCATAACCCGCTAGTCGCTGGTTCAAGTCCAGTTTGCCCCACTTTTTCTACAACATATTCTGCAGGCTTTTTTGCTCATTACGCCCTTCGTGCGAAAAGCATTTTTACACAAATTTTACAAACTTAGCTTTCATCGGATTTTAAATGATAAGATCTCGAGCTTTTTGATATGTTAAAAATAAATTATTATGATCAGAAGAACAAATCGAAACGGTTAGAGAACGCTTAAAGAAGAATGAGGAAAATTGCCTCATAAAATCCTTTTCCTTTTCCTCAACTTAACAAAAACACCCCAAGTAGCCAACTGGGCGTTTTTGTTAAGTTCAAAGCTTATGTTTTGGAGAGATAAAAAAACTTAATTGCAGGCAATGGCATGCTAAATCGAGTCGATGGTCATATAGCGTTTTACAGACTAACGTCAAAGAAAATTTGCTTCAAAAAGTGAAATTGTAGCTACTGTTAAAAGAGTTGGTAATGTTCAACTTACTGTATTAAGATTAACTAGTATCCTAGTGGAAAAGCTGGATATCATGCCCACAGGAATAATCAATAAAATGATATGTAGTCCGGTGGCTATAGACACTTATTCCAGCTAAAAGATTAATCAGAAAATTTGCAGCGCTTCTATGGCGTGTATGCTCTATCAGTGAGAGATCTTTTAGTTGATCATTGACCGTTTCAATGATTGCCCTTTTTCGAAGAAGTACTTTGTCAGTAAGCTTCATATGTTAAATGCTCATTACTTATCTGAATATTTATGAGAAAGGTTTCCTGACCAGTTAGTTTTCGCGGGGCAAAAACGGTGCACTGTTTTGCCTATTGCACGGCACTAACCAGTAAAAACCGGTGGATTTTTTATTAAAGGATGGACTATCCTTGAAGTGCATTGCGAATCATTGTAATTGAGGAGCATTATCGCAACTTCAGATATGGAAGCCAACTTTTAAAGCTTTGCGAACGATGGCTTATCCACCAAGGATTTAAAAATTTATTAGTTCAATCCTCAAATGAAGCTTATGCGTTTTACTGCAACCATGGATACATCGCCATGCCTTTCAATGATCCCAATGGTTATGAAAGCGATCCTCAAAATCTTGAAATAGAAAAATTACTTGTAATGAACAAACAAGATCGACCTAAAATCTCCATCTACATTGCAACAAGTATCGATGGCTATATTGCTTGCCAAGACGGAAATATTGATTGGCTTCAGCATGTTCATATAGATGATGAGGATTATGGCTTTAAGAAATTCATCAATAACATTGATACTTTGATCCTGGGAAGAAAGACCTATCAAGTAGTTTCTGGTTTTGACGAATGGCCTTACAAAGGCAAAAGAGTGATTGTTTTGAGTCGCACGTTAAATGAAGTTAGGGAAGAAGCAGAGCTATTTTCTGGACAGATAACGGATCTCCTATCGAAGCTTCATTCTGAAAATGTTACCCACCTCTGGGTTGATGGCGGAATCACTGCCTCTCAATTCTTAGAAGCTGGACTCGTGGATGAGCTTACAATATCTATAATTGCTATGATTCTAGGATCAGGAATCCCCTTATTTAGTATTATGAATAAAGAGCATAAATGTCATTTAGTTTCCTCACAAGCTTATCCAAGTGGTTTAATTCAGGTGAAGTATAAACTTGATTAAAAGAAAACATAGATTAATGAAACTAAGCTATTTGCAGTTTATTTAGGTGGACGAGTAGACCGTTGCAATATCGAACTGCATGATGTGGTTTTTGTTGGTAGCTCTTGTATTAAAGAGACATACCCTCTTCTTGCTAAAAAATGGTTTAGAAATTTAAATCATTTTCATATCGACGCTTACTTTATTTAAAAAAAATAAAGGGGTAAGGGGGATTGAATTATCAAAAGATCCTTCCTAAGTTAATTTTTCAAAAAAAACTTTATTTCATTTTTAATGGTTTGTCGATTTCAGCATAATTTTTCATATCCGCATCTTTTAATTCTTATCATTTAAGCATTGTAAAAAATCAGCCAAAAACATTGAAACAATGTCTATGAATCACACAAAAAAACTTGAGGGTAGATAAATTTTATCTTTCCTCTCAAGTTTATTTACACAGTTTTTTGACAGACCATTTACAGTTGATACTAGTGCCCATTTTCACAAGCTTAATAGAGTGCATGCAGTATATTTAGTTATTATCATGCATAATGATGTAACAAAACTTCGTACAGAGCTCTACCTAGATCATCAAAAAAATTATTCGAAATTTTTTGATTCTCTTCCTCTTCTTTTGCTACAGTGATGAAATCATCTGTGTCAAGAATTGGGGTAGTTCTTGCAAGAGCTCTTATAGGAAGTTCGGAAGCGTAGTAAACAATTTCCTGGTTAGCCAACCAATTATATACGACGATTGCCGATTTAAGCGTTACTTTAAGCCACTGTGAGTTTTTTCTAAATATAGAAAATCCTAAAGCAGGCTGCCCATCTAGCTTCTCCTTATTAACTTCTAGTTGTTGAGTAGCTATGTACATAGCCTTTTCGGCAATAAAATTTCCGGGACCTGTACCAGTGACGCTCATTGGAAATAAGTCTAGTAGGTCGTCATAGAAAAATGAACCTTTTTGTTTACCCCCAGCTGATGGATAACTTCCATGTCTCATATCCAATAGTACGAGAAGGCCTGTTAAAAAAACTAAGTTATTTCTTGAGGCTTCAAGACCAAAAATTAAAGCATTAAAATAATCTAGAAATTTATGCAAAGCTCCTTGCTGCAAGAGTTCTAAATAAGGACCATCCTCAATTGGGTATGATTCTGGAAAAGCACAATACAGTTGTGCTGTGCCGAGTTCATTATCTGGAACTTTTCTTGGTTGAGGAGCTGTGTAA from Chlamydiales bacterium STE3 encodes the following:
- a CDS encoding putative protein YwjB (Product derived from UniProtKB/Swiss-Prot:P45862;Gene name derived from UniProtKB/Swiss-Prot:P45862; Uncharacterized protein YwjB); this encodes MPFNDPNGYESDPQNLEIEKLLVMNKQDRPKISIYIATSIDGYIACQDGNIDWLQHVHIDDEDYGFKKFINNIDTLILGRKTYQVVSGFDEWPYKGKRVIVLSRTLNEVREEAELFSGQITDLLSKLHSENVTHLWVDGGITASQFLEAGLVDELTISIIAMILGSGIPLFSIMNKEHKCHLVSSQAYPSGLIQVKYKLD
- a CDS encoding Uncharacterized protein (Product derived from UniProtKB/Trembl:F8L1H3), coding for MPSFKIINNPSEIKLNNKWVSVTKFKSRDRLVDEKGNKASSDYKGRQYQLIEKRERIFSDLERFGRGFLGTLVTVCTLGLVLFSKSARNLFTKSKANIRFAVLEEQTRFKVENGKVVYLEPKLLFEGTKITEDQELNFALIRIHGQDTLVPVVGAQFDKECTAYEGSALEALLKLAQDKERLHCLLPGRYYGSPIGHFLKHPNNSLITEKELFKFILEKDEAGMPRICTLNSASTLEVLSIIKEKNIPVDLSEKTPTGETLFTLWAGKGNADITKIMLELEPSAIEQTQGQIKSPFVEAVLYGSKKEAELLIDTMAKKGIVLSQEESWLLRAFRNDCAFSEEEFTGLDQALKIKIFFTANAFGNEDIVNKLKPLGMDTVPLFGPGPSILAKNMDIVAARNAIEAFLKSLKKDGLLLAADEFSKLDKNNYISKMDQIGRIQGKNFIEKVVKENGLQHIKVPKKIAVINRGLESISFRVASSLELIPKEDQLTIYAERVKPVNRKLSLEEAVEFMILLEKTGYDDFFGNNFFLAEDGIYFIDTEYKDFFPTRPQFGAIKTLKDCVDPKDAEKFLSEYEKRKKAYDKEKELRETQENEYRAAFENPYTMLTTGYARYEFVFPLPSLA